One window of the Chryseobacterium sp. CY350 genome contains the following:
- a CDS encoding class I SAM-dependent methyltransferase has protein sequence MKDLMGSAIWDYFHNGNTEDLQTETSISELDELPVDYLFRDFEEMNKIEQKALKFAFGKVLDIGAGAGSHSLYLQNEKNLDVTALDISPKSIEVCQLRGIQKAVAQNMLEFSGETFDTILLLMNGTGIFQSLNVIDIYLQKLHSLLNKNGQILIDSTDILYMFDTDDDGGVLIPANGYYGELDYVVHYKGDSEDPIKWLYLDFNTLQNAAVNNGFKIEMILKDEDSYLARLTKN, from the coding sequence ATGAAAGACTTAATGGGAAGTGCAATCTGGGATTATTTTCACAACGGAAATACAGAAGATCTGCAGACTGAAACTTCAATTTCCGAACTTGATGAGCTTCCGGTAGACTATCTTTTCAGAGACTTTGAAGAAATGAATAAAATTGAACAAAAAGCTTTGAAATTTGCTTTTGGAAAAGTTCTCGATATCGGAGCAGGAGCTGGTTCGCATTCGTTGTATCTTCAGAATGAAAAGAATTTAGATGTTACTGCTTTAGATATTTCTCCTAAATCTATTGAGGTTTGCCAATTGAGAGGAATTCAGAAAGCGGTTGCTCAGAATATGCTTGAATTTTCTGGGGAAACTTTCGATACCATTCTTCTTTTAATGAATGGAACTGGAATTTTCCAAAGTCTCAATGTGATTGATATTTATCTACAAAAACTTCATTCTCTTTTAAACAAAAACGGGCAAATCCTTATCGACAGTACAGATATTTTGTATATGTTCGATACCGATGATGATGGCGGAGTTTTGATTCCGGCAAATGGATACTATGGTGAACTAGATTATGTGGTTCATTATAAAGGCGATTCTGAAGATCCTATTAAATGGTTGTATCTTGATTTTAATACTTTGCAAAATGCTGCAGTAAATAATGGTTTTAAAATTGAAATGATTCTGAAGGATGAGGATTCTTATTTGGCAAGATTGACTAAAAATTGA
- a CDS encoding glycoside hydrolase family 97 protein, whose amino-acid sequence MKKLTTGAFLLSMMFGVANAQSIKSPDGKFEMDFQLKNGVPYYNLKFNGKTVVEDSKLGLRIFKDSSIKFASEIAKPEDAKFDLNSGFTKTAEKTDSKNETWQPILGEKKNYINHYNELAVTLNQASTDRSIIVKFRLFNDGLGFRYEFPQQKNLNYFVIREEDSEIDFPSDMKAWWMVADYDSQEYQYQETKVSEIPGRWAKAADANASQTLIKNAVQSPLMLKVEGKTPLYINVAEAAVLDYPASHLEVDAQNFKFKTHLTADRQGAKGYMQTPMVTPWRTIIVAPKAEDVMDSKMIFNLNEPTKYTDTSYIHPTKYMGVWWEMIIGKSQWAYGQPESNVRLGETDFSKLKPNGNHGANNTKVKDYIDFASENGFQGLLIEGWNVGWEDWFGRSKEYVFDFITPYPDFDIKMLNEYAHSKGIKLIMHHETSGSATNYERWADKAFQLMNKYGYDAVKTGYVGDVIPRGEHHYSQWMINHYYRIAEKANEYKVMVNSHESVRPTGESRTYPNYISAEAARGTEYEAFGGNNPDHQTILPFTRWMGGSMDYTPGIFQTKLDYYFPGDKRFVKTTLAKQLALYVTMYMPLQMAADLPENYKKHMDAFQFIKDVAADWDDTKILSAEPGDYVVTARKAKGTENWFVGGITDENKREYTVDFSFLDKGKKYEATFYEDGKDADYIDNPQSYNIYKKQITSKSKIPFKMVRSGGFAITIKPVK is encoded by the coding sequence ATGAAGAAACTGACAACCGGAGCATTTTTGCTCTCAATGATGTTTGGAGTTGCCAATGCACAATCTATAAAATCGCCAGACGGAAAATTCGAGATGGATTTTCAGTTGAAGAATGGCGTACCTTATTACAATCTAAAATTTAACGGCAAAACGGTAGTTGAAGATTCAAAATTGGGATTAAGAATTTTTAAAGATTCTTCTATTAAATTTGCTTCAGAAATTGCAAAACCCGAAGATGCCAAATTCGATTTGAACAGCGGATTTACTAAAACAGCAGAAAAAACAGATTCAAAAAACGAAACCTGGCAGCCAATTTTAGGAGAAAAGAAAAATTATATCAATCATTATAATGAATTGGCGGTTACGCTTAATCAGGCAAGTACTGATCGAAGCATCATCGTGAAATTCAGATTGTTTAATGACGGATTAGGATTTAGATATGAATTTCCTCAACAGAAGAATTTAAACTATTTTGTAATTCGCGAAGAAGATTCTGAGATCGATTTTCCTTCAGATATGAAAGCCTGGTGGATGGTTGCAGATTACGATTCTCAGGAATATCAATATCAGGAAACAAAAGTTTCGGAAATTCCGGGAAGATGGGCAAAAGCTGCTGATGCCAATGCATCACAAACTTTAATTAAAAATGCAGTACAGTCTCCTCTGATGTTGAAAGTCGAAGGGAAAACTCCTTTGTACATAAACGTTGCAGAAGCGGCGGTACTAGATTATCCGGCTTCTCATCTTGAAGTTGATGCTCAGAATTTTAAATTTAAAACTCATCTTACAGCCGACAGACAGGGCGCAAAAGGATATATGCAGACTCCGATGGTAACGCCGTGGAGAACGATTATCGTTGCTCCTAAAGCTGAAGACGTGATGGATTCTAAGATGATTTTCAATCTTAATGAACCTACAAAATATACTGACACTTCTTACATTCACCCTACAAAATATATGGGAGTTTGGTGGGAAATGATCATCGGAAAATCTCAATGGGCTTACGGACAGCCGGAATCTAATGTACGTCTTGGCGAAACAGATTTTTCAAAGCTCAAACCCAACGGAAATCATGGAGCCAACAATACAAAAGTAAAAGATTATATCGATTTTGCTTCAGAAAATGGTTTTCAGGGGCTTCTGATTGAAGGTTGGAATGTTGGTTGGGAAGACTGGTTCGGTCGCTCAAAAGAATATGTTTTTGATTTCATTACGCCTTACCCCGATTTTGATATCAAAATGTTAAACGAATATGCTCATTCTAAGGGAATTAAACTGATTATGCACCACGAAACTTCAGGTTCTGCAACGAACTATGAAAGATGGGCAGATAAAGCTTTTCAGTTGATGAACAAATACGGATATGATGCGGTGAAAACGGGTTACGTAGGTGACGTTATTCCTAGAGGAGAGCATCACTATTCTCAGTGGATGATCAATCATTACTATAGAATTGCCGAAAAAGCAAATGAATATAAAGTGATGGTCAATTCTCATGAATCGGTTCGTCCCACAGGTGAAAGCCGTACCTATCCGAACTATATTTCTGCCGAGGCAGCTCGTGGAACAGAGTACGAAGCTTTTGGAGGTAACAATCCCGATCATCAGACAATTCTACCTTTCACAAGATGGATGGGAGGTTCTATGGACTATACTCCCGGAATTTTTCAGACCAAATTAGATTATTATTTCCCTGGAGATAAGCGTTTTGTGAAAACTACTTTGGCAAAACAGTTGGCTCTCTACGTTACGATGTACATGCCGCTTCAGATGGCTGCCGATTTACCGGAGAATTACAAAAAGCATATGGATGCTTTCCAGTTTATCAAAGATGTAGCAGCAGATTGGGACGATACCAAAATTTTATCGGCTGAGCCTGGAGATTATGTTGTTACGGCAAGAAAAGCAAAAGGAACAGAAAACTGGTTCGTAGGAGGAATTACCGATGAAAACAAACGCGAATATACCGTAGATTTCTCTTTCCTGGATAAAGGTAAAAAGTATGAAGCGACATTTTACGAAGACGGAAAAGATGCAGATTACATAGACAATCCGCAAAGCTACAATATCTATAAAAAACAGATTACAAGCAAGTCGAAAATTCCTTTTAAAATGGTACGAAGTGGCGGTTTTGCCATCACAATCAAACCTGTGAAATAA
- a CDS encoding RagB/SusD family nutrient uptake outer membrane protein, with protein MKNIKFKLLALSTVLLLATSSCIGDLDTEPKYDYTLEQLIAQDPNAVEGLLSRLYASYALSSVRGSGESDVAGADPGESPFIRGLINLEDFTADGMKNRWGDNGLDQLTTTSNWTDSNKFFRYVYDRLYYIIPQATNLILILNKDDVNYSKKAEAIGELKFLRALSYYYIIDLFGKGALVTDANFGTTTALPQSSRTELFNYVESQLIEAEAALPETNSYGRANKATVQFLLAKLYLNAEVYTGTNRYSNAVTYLNKVIAGGYSLESNFSKNFRTDNNTSNEIIFPLIADAISSQSFGNTTYIIQGSLSIETMTPQTYGSVGPDAGAWAGHRATKAWYGLFGNSAAALTASTDQRAKLFWTTGHSYEMTDYKVWKDGYPSVKFQNVNTAGNGTSSLFVSTDFPLFRLSDAYLMYAECAVRGAAGADMALAQTYFNQVRNRSNAGNLTLSLQNILDERGRELNLEGVRRQDLIRFGKFTGGSYLWPWKGGSKDGTSISDNYKLFPIPATALQSNPNLTQNPGY; from the coding sequence ATGAAAAATATAAAATTTAAATTACTTGCTTTAAGTACAGTACTATTATTAGCTACAAGTTCTTGTATTGGTGATTTGGATACAGAACCTAAATATGATTATACGTTAGAGCAACTTATTGCACAAGATCCCAATGCCGTAGAAGGTTTACTTTCTAGGTTATACGCAAGTTATGCATTATCAAGTGTAAGAGGATCTGGTGAATCAGATGTTGCAGGTGCTGATCCTGGAGAATCGCCGTTTATTAGAGGTCTCATCAATTTGGAAGATTTTACGGCAGACGGTATGAAAAACAGATGGGGAGATAATGGTCTAGATCAATTAACAACTACCTCAAACTGGACTGATAGTAATAAGTTCTTCAGATATGTTTATGATCGACTATATTACATCATTCCTCAGGCAACTAATTTGATTCTTATTTTAAACAAGGATGACGTAAATTATTCAAAGAAAGCAGAAGCAATTGGCGAACTAAAATTTTTAAGAGCTTTATCTTATTACTACATCATCGATTTATTCGGAAAAGGTGCATTAGTGACAGATGCTAATTTTGGAACAACAACTGCTCTTCCTCAGTCTTCAAGAACAGAATTGTTTAATTACGTAGAAAGCCAACTTATTGAGGCTGAGGCAGCATTACCAGAAACAAATTCTTATGGAAGAGCTAATAAAGCTACCGTTCAGTTTCTTTTAGCAAAATTATATCTAAACGCAGAAGTATATACGGGAACGAACAGATATAGTAATGCTGTTACGTACTTAAATAAAGTAATTGCGGGAGGTTACAGTCTTGAAAGTAATTTTTCTAAAAACTTTAGAACAGATAATAATACATCAAATGAAATTATATTTCCTTTGATCGCAGATGCAATTTCAAGTCAGAGTTTTGGAAATACAACTTACATTATCCAGGGTAGCCTTAGCATAGAAACAATGACACCACAAACCTATGGTTCTGTGGGTCCAGATGCAGGTGCATGGGCAGGCCACAGAGCTACTAAAGCCTGGTATGGTTTATTTGGAAACTCTGCGGCGGCGCTTACTGCAAGTACAGATCAGAGAGCAAAATTGTTTTGGACTACAGGTCACAGCTATGAAATGACTGATTACAAAGTATGGAAAGATGGATATCCATCTGTAAAATTCCAAAACGTAAATACTGCAGGCAACGGTACTTCGTCATTGTTTGTTTCTACAGATTTTCCTTTATTCAGACTAAGTGATGCATATCTAATGTATGCTGAATGTGCGGTTAGAGGTGCTGCGGGAGCAGATATGGCATTAGCTCAGACCTATTTTAATCAAGTTAGAAACAGATCAAATGCTGGGAATCTTACATTGTCACTTCAAAATATTTTGGACGAAAGAGGGAGAGAGCTTAATTTGGAAGGAGTTAGAAGACAAGATTTAATTAGATTTGGAAAATTTACCGGAGGTTCTTACTTATGGCCATGGAAAGGAGGCTCGAAAGATGGTACATCAATTTCTGATAACTACAAGCTTTTCCCTATTCCGGCAACAGCGTTGCAGTCTAATCCTAATTTGACACAAAATCCTGGTTATTAA
- the metG gene encoding methionine--tRNA ligase, with product MSNRKMITAALPYANGPVHIGHLAGVYIPADVYARFQRRSGKDVAFICGSDEHGIPITIRAKKEGVTPQNIVDQYHEVIKKSFSDLGISFDEYSRTTSKKHYQTSQDFFRTLHDKGKFTEEVSEQYFDEQANEFLADRYIVGTCPNCGNENAYGDQCERCGSTLSPSELINPKSMLSGNIPIKKDTKNWYLPLNEYEDFLNEWIIEGHKDDWKPNVYGQVKSWLTDGLKPRAMTRDLNWGVPVPLPNAEGKVLYVWFDAPIGYISFTKEWAEKNGKDWKDYWQSEESDLVHFIGKDNIVFHCIIFPAMMKAHGDYIMPKNVPAFEFLNLENDKISTSRNWAVWAHEYVEEFPGQQDVLRYALLSSAPETKDNNFTWKDFQTKNNSELVGIFGNFINRVAVLIHKYYDGIIPSGNENADELNEITKAATEVETFLENYEFRNALTSMMNLARFGNQYLQIEEPWKTIKDNPEKAANSLFIAAQIAVGLAQICEPFLPFSAEKLQKMFNVSQLNWSDIKNEKILIKTGHQINESSLLFSKIEDDVIDFQIQKLENTKQSNKKTNPNANPMKNEIQFDDFTKIDLRTATILEAEKVEKADKLLKLKVDTGVDVRTVVSGIAESFTPEEVIGKQVMILLNLAPRKIRGIESQGMLLLTTKADGKLSFVTPDETVENGIEIG from the coding sequence ATGTCAAACAGAAAAATGATTACGGCAGCTTTGCCTTACGCAAACGGACCGGTTCATATAGGGCATTTGGCGGGTGTTTATATTCCTGCAGATGTTTACGCAAGATTTCAGAGAAGATCTGGAAAAGATGTTGCTTTTATCTGCGGTTCAGATGAACACGGAATTCCTATTACCATAAGAGCAAAAAAAGAAGGTGTTACACCACAGAATATTGTCGATCAATACCATGAGGTCATCAAAAAGTCTTTTTCGGATCTGGGTATTTCTTTTGACGAATATTCCAGAACAACTTCTAAAAAGCATTACCAGACGAGCCAGGATTTTTTCAGAACGCTACACGACAAAGGAAAATTTACTGAAGAAGTTTCAGAACAGTATTTTGATGAGCAGGCAAATGAATTTTTAGCCGACCGATATATTGTAGGAACATGCCCGAATTGCGGCAACGAAAATGCTTACGGAGATCAGTGCGAGAGATGTGGTTCTACCCTTTCTCCCTCTGAACTGATTAATCCAAAATCAATGTTGAGCGGAAATATTCCTATTAAAAAAGATACAAAAAACTGGTATTTACCTTTAAATGAATATGAAGATTTCCTAAACGAATGGATTATCGAAGGTCATAAAGACGATTGGAAACCAAATGTTTATGGACAGGTAAAATCTTGGTTAACAGACGGTTTAAAACCTCGTGCCATGACCAGAGATCTCAACTGGGGCGTTCCTGTTCCGCTTCCAAACGCAGAGGGAAAAGTACTTTATGTGTGGTTTGATGCACCGATCGGATATATTTCTTTCACCAAAGAATGGGCAGAGAAAAACGGAAAAGACTGGAAAGATTACTGGCAAAGTGAAGAATCTGATTTGGTTCATTTTATCGGAAAAGATAATATCGTCTTCCACTGTATTATTTTCCCTGCGATGATGAAAGCTCACGGCGATTACATTATGCCTAAAAACGTTCCGGCTTTTGAATTTTTAAATCTTGAAAACGATAAAATTTCAACTTCAAGAAACTGGGCGGTTTGGGCTCATGAATATGTTGAAGAATTCCCGGGACAGCAAGATGTTTTACGTTATGCTTTACTTTCCTCAGCTCCGGAAACGAAAGATAATAATTTTACATGGAAGGATTTTCAGACAAAGAATAATTCTGAATTAGTTGGAATCTTCGGAAACTTCATCAACCGAGTTGCTGTTTTAATTCATAAATACTATGACGGAATTATTCCTTCAGGAAATGAAAATGCTGATGAACTCAACGAGATTACAAAAGCAGCAACAGAAGTTGAAACCTTTTTAGAAAACTACGAATTCAGAAATGCTTTGACTTCAATGATGAATTTGGCAAGATTCGGAAATCAATATTTACAAATTGAAGAACCTTGGAAAACCATTAAAGACAATCCTGAGAAGGCGGCAAATTCACTTTTCATCGCTGCACAAATTGCAGTTGGTTTAGCCCAAATTTGTGAACCGTTTTTACCTTTCAGTGCAGAAAAATTACAGAAGATGTTTAATGTTTCACAATTAAATTGGAGCGACATTAAAAATGAAAAAATCTTAATTAAAACCGGACATCAGATCAACGAATCGTCTCTTCTTTTCTCAAAAATTGAAGACGATGTGATTGATTTTCAAATCCAGAAACTTGAAAATACCAAACAAAGCAATAAAAAAACAAATCCTAACGCCAACCCAATGAAAAACGAAATACAGTTCGATGATTTTACGAAAATCGACTTGAGAACAGCCACTATTTTGGAGGCTGAAAAAGTAGAAAAAGCAGATAAATTATTAAAACTTAAAGTTGATACAGGTGTAGATGTGAGAACTGTTGTTTCCGGAATCGCAGAAAGTTTTACTCCTGAAGAAGTGATCGGAAAGCAAGTAATGATTTTATTAAATCTGGCTCCGAGAAAAATAAGAGGGATAGAATCTCAGGGAATGTTGTTATTAACGACAAAAGCAGACGGAAAGTTGTCTTTTGTGACGCCGGATGAAACAGTAGAAAATGGCATTGAGATTGGATAA
- a CDS encoding SusE domain-containing protein: MKNIFKIFLLGVIASFIISCQQDDDKAMLNNTSQSTLSVNKTSIVLDETIADQAALIFTYKNPTFSPAVQFTNAVEFAVAGTNFNPSTTRDVAMDQNTFSLTHLQLNNILADLSIAPNSLKTIEVRLKSNVNTVTPFHSNVLTVSMTGYTPNPDLIFPKINVPGGYAGAAGYADWTPANAPNLFSPGKNSQYRGFIYVNASNSEYKFTINQDWAGDKGDDGTLTGKLVETGEQNIKAATAGAYYVKVDWTANTYSSILANFGVIGDATPTGWNSDTDFVYNPTTKTYVINSIALNSTGVFKFRANDDWQLKFQPASVDQTLSSGTGVQSFMSSEGTVTGDPAYKVGAAGNYKIELDLHNAAYYKLTVTKL, encoded by the coding sequence ATGAAAAATATATTTAAAATATTTCTTTTGGGTGTAATAGCATCTTTTATTATTTCTTGCCAACAAGATGATGATAAAGCAATGCTTAATAATACATCTCAAAGTACTTTATCAGTAAATAAAACATCTATAGTTTTAGATGAAACCATTGCAGATCAGGCGGCACTTATATTCACATATAAAAATCCTACTTTCAGTCCGGCTGTACAGTTTACGAATGCTGTTGAGTTCGCTGTTGCAGGAACTAATTTTAATCCTAGTACAACGCGGGATGTTGCTATGGATCAAAATACATTTTCTTTAACACATCTTCAACTTAATAATATTTTGGCTGATTTAAGTATTGCGCCAAATTCATTAAAAACAATTGAAGTTAGATTAAAATCAAATGTAAACACTGTTACTCCGTTTCATTCAAATGTTTTAACAGTGAGTATGACGGGTTATACGCCTAATCCAGATCTTATTTTTCCCAAAATCAATGTTCCTGGAGGATACGCTGGAGCAGCGGGCTATGCAGACTGGACGCCTGCTAATGCACCAAACTTATTCTCACCTGGAAAAAACAGTCAATATAGAGGATTTATATATGTAAATGCTTCAAATAGTGAATACAAGTTCACCATCAATCAGGATTGGGCAGGAGATAAAGGAGATGACGGCACATTGACAGGTAAGCTTGTTGAAACCGGTGAACAAAATATTAAAGCTGCCACCGCAGGTGCATATTACGTAAAAGTAGATTGGACTGCGAATACATATTCGTCCATTCTTGCAAACTTTGGAGTAATTGGAGATGCCACTCCAACAGGATGGAATTCGGATACAGATTTTGTCTACAATCCAACGACTAAGACCTACGTAATTAATTCAATTGCACTAAACAGCACCGGAGTATTCAAATTTAGAGCAAATGATGACTGGCAACTAAAATTCCAGCCAGCGAGTGTTGATCAGACTTTATCTTCAGGAACAGGAGTGCAGTCTTTCATGAGTTCAGAAGGAACTGTAACTGGTGATCCTGCTTACAAAGTTGGTGCGGCCGGTAATTATAAAATTGAATTGGATTTACACAATGCAGCTTATTATAAGCTAACTGTCACAAAATTGTAA
- a CDS encoding SusC/RagA family TonB-linked outer membrane protein, protein MKNFTTVLKIAPAFLLASTIMQAQTQDSTTKEKEIEEVVLIGYGKQKKSDLTGAITSVTEKEFNKGAIVSADQLINGKAPGVRITNSGGSPDSAPNIRIRGGSSISAQNNPLIVIDGVPLDFVSAAGSANPLNLVNPNDIESFSILKDASATAIYGSRASNGVIIITTKKGGGKLKVNFNTNVSVGEVTKFADVMNSKDFVDYVSKYFPESRWKLGVGGVVSSPTTTGTIYDTDWQDAIYRTSVSTDNNVSLSGALFDKKLPVRLSLGYNRTEGVVKTSDYERFSGALRFTPTLFDKHLKIDVNAKGIISDLNAIDQDAAIGGAISMDPTKPIYVSQTGLSGNPYNRFGGFYQNTALVSNQYNAIGQSNPLAVLLQRTSPQNIKKLLGNVELDYKMHFLPELRAVVNLGIETSESNLETVFGDNAIQTYRLVNKASTPNDYVFNPGVNYRERQNILNKTLDSYLVYEKNYSGFVSHFLIQGGYSYQSFRNEGHKDEFRYNNDTGIRESFVQFPLLNPNNNYYNLTNLQSFIGRTNIDLVNKYLFTATLRADASSLFRKDIRWGYFPSVAFAWKINEESFLKDSKSVRELKLRLGWGQTGQQDITQIAGYYPSRALFQEGNAGSQYFPGIGTYSAIPFNDELTWEKATTMNAGLDFSLFKNNLITGSLDVYRTETSDLLAKVPYPAGQFLTNEFVRNVGSTENNGVELNLTLNPVKTDNVTWSISGNMGYNKGKVKNLDQLELIQGQDGGLPVGTGNILAYNAVGSQPFSANVYEQVYDNVGNPLAGVVVDRNNDGIINTKDKYFTAIRPNWTYGFSTSFNYKKFDFSTSLRGQIGGKVFNARKLSQGYRQSSVPQNGLSVNNANSYAAVSPFDNITDTVIYSDFFLEDASFLRMDNATLGYLIENAFKNTNIRVYASVNNAFVITKYKGMDPENFNGVDNNFYPRPRVYTVGFNLNF, encoded by the coding sequence GTGAAAAACTTTACGACGGTATTAAAAATTGCTCCTGCATTTTTATTGGCTAGTACAATAATGCAAGCGCAGACACAAGATTCTACAACCAAAGAGAAAGAAATTGAAGAGGTTGTATTAATCGGGTATGGGAAGCAAAAGAAATCAGACTTAACCGGAGCAATTACCTCCGTGACAGAGAAGGAATTTAATAAAGGAGCAATTGTTTCTGCAGATCAGCTGATTAATGGAAAAGCTCCTGGAGTGAGAATTACAAATTCCGGAGGTTCACCAGATTCTGCTCCAAATATTAGAATTAGGGGAGGGTCTTCAATCTCTGCACAAAACAACCCGTTAATAGTAATCGACGGTGTTCCTTTAGATTTTGTAAGTGCTGCCGGTTCAGCAAACCCTCTCAATTTAGTAAACCCAAATGATATTGAGTCTTTCTCAATATTGAAAGATGCTTCTGCTACTGCTATTTATGGTTCCAGAGCTTCAAATGGGGTAATTATAATTACTACAAAAAAAGGAGGAGGAAAATTAAAGGTTAACTTTAATACCAATGTATCAGTTGGTGAAGTAACAAAGTTTGCAGATGTAATGAATTCTAAAGATTTTGTTGATTATGTAAGTAAATATTTCCCGGAGAGTAGATGGAAACTTGGGGTTGGAGGAGTAGTAAGTTCTCCCACAACAACTGGGACAATTTACGATACTGATTGGCAAGATGCTATTTACAGAACTTCTGTATCAACTGACAATAACGTAAGTTTATCCGGAGCACTATTTGATAAAAAGTTGCCTGTTAGATTATCATTAGGATATAATAGAACTGAAGGTGTTGTTAAAACTAGTGATTACGAAAGATTTTCCGGAGCATTGAGATTTACACCTACATTATTTGACAAGCATTTAAAAATTGATGTCAACGCAAAGGGGATTATATCAGATTTAAATGCAATTGATCAAGATGCCGCTATTGGAGGAGCTATATCTATGGATCCTACTAAGCCAATCTATGTTTCTCAAACAGGCTTAAGCGGTAATCCTTACAATAGATTCGGCGGCTTTTATCAGAACACCGCTTTAGTAAGCAATCAGTATAATGCTATCGGACAATCAAATCCGCTTGCAGTTTTATTACAAAGAACCTCTCCTCAGAATATTAAAAAATTGTTAGGTAATGTAGAACTCGATTATAAAATGCATTTCTTACCTGAGTTGAGAGCGGTTGTAAATTTAGGAATAGAAACTTCAGAATCTAATTTAGAAACTGTTTTTGGTGATAACGCAATTCAGACCTACAGATTAGTAAACAAAGCATCTACACCTAATGATTATGTTTTTAATCCAGGAGTGAATTATCGTGAGAGACAAAACATTCTAAACAAGACATTAGATTCATATTTGGTATATGAAAAAAATTATTCGGGCTTTGTATCACACTTCCTTATTCAGGGAGGATATTCTTATCAAAGCTTTAGAAATGAGGGTCATAAAGATGAATTTAGATATAATAATGACACGGGAATAAGAGAAAGTTTTGTACAGTTCCCATTATTGAATCCGAACAACAACTATTATAATTTGACCAATCTTCAGTCTTTCATTGGAAGAACGAATATTGACTTGGTGAATAAGTATTTATTTACCGCCACGCTTAGAGCAGATGCTTCTTCTCTATTTAGAAAAGATATTAGATGGGGATACTTCCCTTCAGTTGCGTTTGCATGGAAAATTAATGAAGAAAGTTTCTTGAAAGACTCTAAAAGTGTAAGAGAGTTAAAACTGAGATTAGGATGGGGTCAAACAGGTCAGCAAGATATTACGCAAATTGCAGGATACTATCCATCGAGAGCTTTATTTCAGGAAGGAAATGCAGGTTCACAATATTTTCCAGGAATCGGAACTTACAGTGCAATACCATTTAATGATGAGCTTACTTGGGAGAAAGCTACAACTATGAACGCAGGTTTGGATTTCTCATTATTTAAGAATAATTTAATTACAGGTAGTTTAGATGTTTACCGCACTGAAACGAGTGATTTATTAGCTAAGGTTCCGTATCCGGCAGGGCAGTTTTTAACGAATGAATTTGTGCGAAATGTTGGAAGTACAGAAAACAATGGTGTAGAATTAAACCTAACTTTAAATCCGGTAAAAACAGACAATGTTACATGGAGTATTTCTGGTAATATGGGATATAATAAAGGTAAAGTCAAAAATTTAGATCAGTTAGAGTTGATTCAGGGTCAAGATGGTGGATTGCCAGTAGGTACTGGAAATATTTTAGCATACAACGCAGTAGGTTCTCAGCCTTTTTCTGCAAACGTTTATGAGCAAGTTTATGATAACGTCGGTAATCCTCTAGCGGGAGTTGTAGTAGACAGAAATAATGACGGAATCATTAACACAAAAGATAAGTACTTTACAGCAATAAGACCAAACTGGACGTATGGTTTCAGTACCTCTTTTAATTATAAAAAGTTTGATTTCAGTACTAGTTTAAGAGGTCAGATTGGTGGAAAAGTTTTTAATGCCAGAAAATTATCTCAAGGATACAGACAAAGTTCTGTACCACAAAATGGATTATCAGTTAATAACGCCAATTCTTATGCAGCGGTATCACCATTCGATAATATTACAGATACTGTAATTTATTCAGATTTCTTTTTAGAAGATGCTTCTTTCTTAAGAATGGATAATGCTACGTTAGGCTACTTAATCGAAAATGCTTTTAAAAATACTAATATAAGAGTTTACGCTTCGGTAAATAATGCTTTTGTAATCACAAAATACAAAGGCATGGATCCTGAAAACTTTAACGGTGTTGACAATAATTTTTATCCAAGACCACGAGTATATACTGTTGGTTTTAATCTTAACTTTTAA